Proteins encoded by one window of Flexibacter flexilis DSM 6793:
- a CDS encoding phosphoribosyltransferase family protein: MSAANQLLNPRQTAQKVTRMAYEICEQNLEESNVIVAGIFDEGYRLAQMLVEQLRAIAPFTVELLQVKLDKTAATQPNVLLDNSSISFENQAVVLVDDVLNSGRTLTYALAPFLAKGCKKLQVAVLVERSHRTFPIRADFVGYALATTIQEHISVQLSEAESVGVYLG, translated from the coding sequence ATGTCTGCTGCCAATCAATTGCTTAACCCGCGCCAAACCGCCCAGAAAGTAACGCGTATGGCCTACGAAATTTGTGAACAAAACTTAGAAGAAAGCAATGTTATTGTTGCTGGAATTTTTGATGAAGGCTACCGCTTGGCGCAAATGTTAGTGGAGCAATTGCGTGCCATTGCACCATTCACGGTGGAACTTTTGCAAGTAAAATTAGACAAAACAGCCGCCACACAACCGAATGTATTGTTAGATAATTCTAGTATTTCTTTTGAAAATCAAGCAGTTGTGTTGGTAGATGACGTACTAAACAGTGGCCGAACTCTTACTTATGCCCTTGCACCATTTTTGGCCAAAGGCTGCAAAAAATTGCAAGTAGCCGTGTTGGTAGAACGCAGCCATCGTACTTTTCCGATTCGTGCCGACTTTGTGGGCTATGCGCTGGCCACCACCATTCAGGAGCATATTTCTGTGCAATTGAGTGAGGCGGAAAGCGTTGGCGTTTATTTGGGTTAA
- a CDS encoding LytR/AlgR family response regulator transcription factor, with amino-acid sequence MLKVLIVEDEEIAAEKLEWLILRHDANIVVLDKLDSIKSTVRWLENNPAPDLIFLDIHLSDGLSFELFKKVKIDVPIIFTTAYNEFAVKAFEVNSVDYLLKPIKADDIARSLYKYEQLYQQKNTPSLGFDVNTLLEAIRQQQIPTKAYKSRFLVKLGQRIWSVPVEEIAYFFAEDKLIFMVCTDKQKIPVDYTLDQLGEMLDPALFFKANRQFIVKINSISSIMPYSNSRIKVHLQPPEPRELIISNDRAPLFKQWLDQ; translated from the coding sequence ATGCTAAAAGTGCTTATCGTAGAGGACGAAGAAATAGCCGCCGAAAAACTCGAATGGCTTATTTTGCGACACGATGCTAACATTGTGGTATTGGATAAACTGGATTCTATCAAAAGTACGGTTCGGTGGTTGGAAAATAACCCAGCCCCCGACCTTATTTTTTTGGATATACACCTTTCGGACGGTTTGAGTTTTGAGCTTTTCAAAAAAGTCAAAATCGACGTACCGATTATTTTTACGACGGCCTACAACGAATTTGCGGTAAAAGCCTTTGAGGTGAATAGCGTAGATTATTTGCTAAAACCCATCAAAGCCGACGACATCGCCCGCAGTTTGTATAAGTACGAGCAACTGTATCAACAAAAAAATACGCCTTCTTTGGGTTTTGATGTCAATACGTTGTTGGAGGCTATTCGGCAACAACAAATCCCAACAAAGGCTTATAAATCAAGGTTTTTGGTCAAACTTGGCCAGCGTATTTGGTCTGTGCCAGTGGAAGAAATCGCGTATTTTTTTGCCGAAGACAAACTGATTTTTATGGTTTGTACGGACAAGCAAAAAATTCCTGTAGATTATACCTTAGACCAACTCGGCGAGATGCTCGACCCCGCCCTTTTTTTCAAAGCCAATCGGCAATTTATTGTCAAAATAAATAGTATTAGCAGCATTATGCCTTACAGCAACAGCCGCATCAAAGTACATTTGCAACCACCCGAACCGCGCGAGCTGATCATTAGCAATGATAGAGCTCCGCTTTTCAAACAGTGGTTAGATCAATAA
- a CDS encoding NUDIX hydrolase — protein sequence MKLFINDRLINIVRHEDMPLSYEDFDMVVNSQIPLKSIKLIGHVLITDGTPAYMDSLLALMEVKKLKKLKSITFIAEEYKEVKRFIKKQFKIIEAAGGLVMKGDRFLMIYRLKKWDLPKGKLEKDETKLEGAVREVEEECGIKVFPESKVCTTWHTYVSEGRRILKKTTWYLMECTDDSHISPQTEEDIEELRWMNEGEVNVALQNSYSSIAAVFNEYWQTQVS from the coding sequence ATGAAGTTGTTTATCAACGATAGGCTTATCAATATTGTAAGGCACGAAGACATGCCTTTGAGCTACGAGGATTTTGATATGGTCGTGAACAGTCAAATTCCGCTAAAAAGTATCAAACTCATTGGTCATGTGCTGATTACGGACGGAACGCCCGCGTACATGGATTCGTTGTTGGCTTTGATGGAAGTAAAAAAACTCAAAAAATTAAAGTCTATTACCTTTATCGCCGAAGAGTACAAGGAGGTGAAGCGTTTTATCAAAAAACAATTCAAAATCATTGAAGCGGCTGGCGGTTTGGTGATGAAAGGCGACCGATTTTTGATGATTTATCGCCTCAAAAAATGGGATTTGCCTAAAGGCAAACTCGAAAAAGACGAGACCAAACTCGAAGGCGCGGTGCGCGAAGTGGAGGAGGAATGCGGAATTAAGGTTTTTCCCGAATCGAAAGTTTGTACTACGTGGCATACTTACGTGTCGGAAGGCCGCCGTATTTTGAAAAAAACAACGTGGTATCTGATGGAATGCACCGATGATTCGCACATTTCGCCCCAAACGGAAGAGGATATCGAGGAGTTGCGTTGGATGAATGAAGGCGAAGTAAATGTGGCTTTACAGAATAGTTATAGTTCCATTGCTGCCGTTTTTAATGAATATTGGCAAACGCAAGTGAGTTAA
- a CDS encoding peroxiredoxin, which yields MPLSINEQAPDFSLPTSDGQIFSLSAIKGKPCILYFYPKDFSRVCSAEACEFRDNFAELRGLDVAVYGISRDDVATHARFRKAHQLPFELLADTDGKVAEAYKALVPIIKLTRRITYLLDSEHKIVAVYENMFNARNHIQRMLTKMQH from the coding sequence ATGCCTTTATCTATCAACGAGCAAGCTCCAGATTTTAGTTTACCTACTTCTGACGGGCAAATTTTTAGCCTTTCGGCCATCAAAGGAAAGCCTTGTATTTTATATTTTTATCCCAAAGATTTTTCGCGTGTTTGTAGTGCGGAAGCCTGCGAATTTCGGGACAATTTTGCCGAATTAAGAGGTTTGGACGTGGCCGTTTATGGCATCAGCCGCGACGATGTGGCTACACACGCACGTTTTCGCAAAGCACATCAATTGCCATTTGAGTTATTGGCCGACACCGATGGCAAAGTAGCCGAAGCCTACAAAGCCCTTGTGCCGATTATTAAACTCACGCGCCGCATTACGTATCTGCTTGATAGTGAGCATAAAATCGTGGCTGTTTACGAAAATATGTTCAATGCCCGCAATCACATACAACGCATGTTAACCAAGATGCAGCATTAA
- a CDS encoding AEC family transporter: MINFILIGLCIAIGALFRQSGTLPKDAHKGINAWIIYVALPAVSFKYLPYIQWSTELVLPVISPIIIWAGAWLWIELYSRRQTLDNATIGGLKLTTGLSNTSFVGFPLIMAYFSEKELGIAIICDQMTFFLFSTVGLMTAVNSSDNHTFSWGIITRKLLRFPPFLGCIAALILPLWIDISLAAPLFDKLAATVAPLALFSIGLQLKLKGWQLQIKHISVALCYKLLIAPLLVFGIVLAFGLHGRIVQISVFEAAMPTLLSASIMAADYELNPDLVNLIIGISILASLLTTGGWWFVLQMIQ; encoded by the coding sequence ATGATAAATTTTATTCTAATCGGCTTATGTATAGCCATTGGTGCACTCTTCCGCCAGTCAGGAACATTGCCCAAAGACGCACACAAAGGCATTAATGCATGGATTATTTATGTGGCATTACCCGCAGTTTCTTTCAAATATTTGCCTTATATCCAGTGGAGTACCGAACTTGTTTTGCCAGTAATTTCACCCATAATTATTTGGGCTGGTGCATGGCTCTGGATCGAGCTTTATAGCCGCCGACAAACACTCGACAATGCTACCATTGGCGGGCTAAAACTTACCACAGGATTGAGCAATACATCCTTTGTTGGATTTCCGCTTATTATGGCATATTTTAGCGAGAAAGAACTCGGAATTGCGATTATTTGCGACCAAATGACCTTCTTTTTATTCTCTACAGTTGGGCTAATGACGGCTGTAAATTCCTCCGACAATCATACTTTTTCTTGGGGAATAATTACCCGAAAATTACTGCGTTTTCCGCCATTTTTGGGTTGTATTGCGGCCTTAATTTTACCTTTATGGATAGATATTTCACTAGCTGCACCGCTGTTCGACAAACTGGCGGCAACCGTCGCGCCATTGGCTTTATTTTCGATCGGATTACAACTAAAACTCAAAGGCTGGCAATTGCAAATCAAACATATTTCCGTAGCACTATGTTACAAATTATTGATAGCACCATTGCTTGTATTTGGGATTGTATTGGCCTTCGGTTTGCACGGACGCATCGTACAAATTAGCGTGTTTGAAGCCGCCATGCCTACCCTGCTTTCGGCCAGCATTATGGCCGCCGACTACGAACTAAATCCTGATTTGGTCAATCTCATTATTGGCATTAGTATTTTGGCCAGTTTGCTCACTACGGGCGGTTGGTGGTTTGTACTGCAAATGATTCAATAA
- a CDS encoding RluA family pseudouridine synthase produces the protein MSMTQTTEEDFNEFSDEENGLFEHYRIEVDKGQSLMRIDKFLIDRIPNASRNKIQLAIDNGFVLVNTQKIKASYKVKPRDIISISLPQPPRDTTILPENIPLNIVFEDDDLLIVNKPAGMVVHPAHANYTGTLVNALVYHFQQLPTSQNGEGRPGLVHRIDKDTSGLLVIAKSELAMVHLAKQFYDHSIERTYIALIWGEPEQDAGTINVHLGRSFKDRRVVDAFPDGSIGRHAITHYQVLKRLRYVSVVKCNLETGRTHQIRAHFKYIGHPLFGDTTYGGDRVLKGTQFSKYKTFVENCFQMLPRQALHAKSLGFVHPRTGEFMQFDSELPQDLSAVIQKWEHYIDYND, from the coding sequence ATGAGCATGACCCAAACGACAGAAGAAGACTTCAATGAATTTTCGGACGAAGAAAATGGCCTTTTTGAACATTACAGAATAGAAGTGGACAAAGGGCAGTCGCTCATGCGTATAGATAAGTTCTTGATAGACAGAATACCCAATGCTTCGCGCAACAAAATCCAACTGGCCATCGACAATGGTTTTGTGTTGGTGAATACCCAAAAAATCAAAGCCAGTTATAAAGTAAAACCGCGCGATATTATCAGCATTTCGCTACCACAGCCGCCGCGAGATACTACCATTTTGCCCGAAAATATTCCGCTTAACATTGTGTTTGAAGACGATGATTTACTTATCGTGAACAAACCTGCGGGCATGGTCGTGCACCCAGCCCACGCCAATTATACGGGTACGTTGGTCAATGCCTTAGTGTATCATTTTCAGCAACTGCCGACCAGCCAAAACGGCGAAGGCCGTCCGGGTTTGGTGCATCGCATCGATAAAGACACGTCGGGGCTGCTTGTGATTGCTAAATCGGAGCTGGCGATGGTGCATTTGGCCAAGCAATTTTATGACCACAGCATTGAGCGCACCTACATCGCCCTGATTTGGGGCGAACCCGAACAAGACGCAGGCACTATCAACGTGCATTTGGGGCGCAGCTTCAAAGACCGCCGCGTCGTAGATGCTTTTCCTGATGGAAGTATTGGCCGCCACGCCATTACGCATTATCAGGTACTCAAGCGTTTGCGTTATGTTTCGGTGGTTAAATGCAACTTGGAAACGGGACGTACACATCAGATTCGCGCCCACTTCAAATACATTGGGCATCCGCTTTTTGGCGACACGACGTATGGCGGTGACCGCGTGTTAAAAGGCACACAATTCTCTAAGTATAAGACTTTTGTAGAAAATTGTTTTCAGATGTTGCCGCGCCAAGCCCTGCACGCCAAGTCGTTGGGGTTTGTGCATCCGCGCACGGGCGAGTTCATGCAATTTGATTCGGAGTTGCCGCAAGACCTGAGTGCTGTCATTCAGAAATGGGAACATTACATCGACTACAACGACTAA
- a CDS encoding nucleoside deaminase translates to MGTLHRLQRLMEAADIRFMQMAMQQAREAETLGEIPIGAVIVCQSLVIAKAHNQTEMLHDVTAHAEMLALTAAANFLGSKYLKDCDLYVTVEPCPMCAGALYWAQLRKVVYAAPDHKRGFSVLNKALMHPKTQVIGGVMEQEAKMLMTDFFRKKRKN, encoded by the coding sequence ATGGGAACATTACATCGACTACAACGACTAATGGAGGCGGCAGATATTCGATTTATGCAAATGGCCATGCAGCAGGCACGCGAGGCCGAGACCTTGGGCGAAATCCCGATTGGGGCGGTAATCGTGTGCCAAAGTCTGGTGATTGCCAAAGCCCACAACCAAACCGAAATGCTCCACGACGTAACGGCGCACGCCGAAATGTTGGCCCTCACGGCAGCCGCTAATTTTTTGGGTTCTAAATACCTGAAAGATTGCGATTTGTACGTTACCGTAGAGCCTTGCCCGATGTGTGCGGGGGCATTGTATTGGGCGCAATTGCGGAAAGTGGTCTATGCTGCTCCAGACCACAAACGCGGCTTTTCGGTGCTAAATAAAGCCTTGATGCATCCCAAAACCCAAGTAATTGGGGGCGTAATGGAGCAAGAAGCGAAAATGCTAATGACTGATTTTTTTAGAAAAAAGCGAAAAAACTAA
- a CDS encoding NYN domain-containing protein — translation MADFNGKLTRIGVFYDGNYFSHVSNYYNYEHSRKSRLSISGIHEFVRNQVSKKEGVEFDLCKVVDAHYFRGRLTSYEAEEQNKLLAERIFDDILMNEGVVTHYLPLRSRDGKREEKGIDVWLALEVFELAIYKNFNVVVLIASDGDYVPLARKLNTLGIRVMVLGWDFEYTDSRTGRPKKTTTSLELLQEVSYPIAMQEIIDTKLNKYDPIVDKLFVQKEQFQPRHNTPYGNPPSAERPEFIPPFEPAIHTDAGTVISTINNLKNGFGFINYEPKNLFFHWSKVINGDFADLREGQKVEFTIVMGDKGDEIATDVSPIYE, via the coding sequence ATGGCAGATTTTAATGGGAAATTGACACGTATAGGCGTTTTTTACGATGGAAATTATTTTTCGCACGTAAGTAACTATTACAATTATGAACACAGCCGTAAATCAAGACTTAGCATATCAGGGATTCATGAATTTGTAAGAAATCAAGTATCAAAAAAAGAAGGTGTAGAATTTGATTTGTGTAAAGTAGTAGACGCGCATTATTTTAGAGGCCGCCTCACATCTTACGAAGCCGAAGAGCAGAATAAATTATTAGCAGAAAGAATTTTTGATGATATTTTGATGAATGAGGGCGTTGTAACACACTATTTGCCCCTTAGATCCAGAGACGGAAAGCGAGAAGAAAAAGGAATTGATGTTTGGTTGGCTTTAGAAGTATTTGAATTAGCAATTTACAAAAACTTTAATGTAGTAGTGCTCATTGCTTCGGACGGAGATTATGTGCCGTTGGCTCGCAAACTCAATACGCTGGGTATCAGGGTAATGGTACTTGGTTGGGACTTTGAATATACAGACAGCCGCACAGGCCGCCCGAAAAAAACAACTACATCTTTGGAACTTTTGCAGGAAGTGAGCTACCCGATAGCCATGCAAGAAATCATTGATACGAAGCTCAACAAATACGACCCAATCGTAGATAAACTTTTTGTACAAAAGGAACAATTCCAGCCTCGCCATAACACACCTTACGGCAACCCGCCTTCTGCGGAGCGTCCAGAATTTATACCGCCTTTTGAGCCTGCCATTCATACCGATGCAGGTACGGTAATTAGCACCATCAACAACCTTAAAAATGGCTTTGGTTTTATCAATTACGAACCAAAAAATTTATTCTTTCACTGGAGTAAAGTAATCAATGGCGATTTTGCGGACTTGCGCGAAGGCCAAAAAGTAGAATTTACGATTGTAATGGGAGACAAAGGTGATGAGATCGCGACAGACGTAAGCCCGATTTACGAATAA
- a CDS encoding TonB-dependent receptor plug domain-containing protein: MKRKFLLLIHFFAYSQILMAQTSKDSLISADSVSLQQLLNLKSSGISSELEKDVNESVQAASKRPLPLRKSPSIVSVISNDEIQISGARDLVDVLRLVPGLEFGTDVQGAYSIVLRGNVSTEGKILLMLDGMELNENMYASIQIANRIPVEQIRRIEVIRGPGSAIYGGFAEYGVINIITKNADRNGFRVTAANGMGKEGYMRQTASVTAGVGNENVRFAAGAWLGRAQQGEGKYRDFYGNSYDLRDNQTFQTMAANLLFTYKNLSVSTFLEQYNTQIRDGFDEVRPQAYDNNYKTLIVEAKHQANISPNLQLTTKLNYKFQRPWELRASSLKVASDDSTEYEVYQRSVARYKLNSTMSYDFTKKINLIAGAEYFQDIAKTDSVTDMFYNGKDKLSYNNIAVFAQSLFKYRWANITVGARYDHHSHAGAAFAPRVGITKRYDKWHFKLLYGNSFRAPSVENINYSENAGIKPEKSTVIELEAGYQLDENSLITMSLYDIETRKVIVYSSVDDVEVYKNLPKTGSQGIEAEYRYKKDGLFLTANYAYYTKANKTQIGIYSVEGHDGAILGAAQHKVNLVLGWNVTKKMSLAPSLNWLGKRYGYAPADLSGLGELKEYKPTALLNFSVRYVDFLIPNLSVVLSGYNLLNASNPLICNYYNAGGHTAMPNNPREVLVRFSYRF, encoded by the coding sequence ATGAAAAGAAAATTTTTACTTCTTATACATTTCTTTGCTTACAGCCAAATACTCATGGCACAAACGAGTAAAGACAGTCTTATTTCTGCGGATTCTGTTTCGCTACAACAACTACTCAATCTTAAATCTTCGGGGATTTCTAGTGAGCTGGAAAAAGATGTAAACGAGTCGGTGCAAGCCGCTTCCAAACGTCCGTTGCCTTTGCGCAAATCGCCCAGTATTGTGAGTGTCATTAGTAATGATGAAATTCAGATTTCGGGCGCACGCGATTTGGTGGACGTGCTGCGTCTGGTACCAGGTTTGGAGTTTGGAACAGACGTGCAAGGCGCGTATTCTATTGTTTTGCGCGGGAATGTTTCGACCGAAGGGAAAATTTTGCTGATGCTCGACGGAATGGAATTGAATGAAAATATGTACGCTTCTATTCAGATAGCTAATCGCATTCCCGTAGAACAAATTCGTCGTATTGAGGTGATTCGCGGGCCAGGTTCGGCTATTTATGGCGGTTTTGCCGAATATGGCGTGATTAATATTATTACCAAAAATGCTGACCGCAATGGATTTCGAGTAACAGCCGCCAATGGCATGGGCAAAGAAGGTTATATGCGCCAAACGGCCAGTGTAACGGCAGGTGTAGGCAATGAAAACGTACGTTTTGCGGCTGGAGCGTGGCTGGGACGTGCGCAACAAGGAGAAGGCAAATACCGTGATTTTTATGGAAATAGTTATGATTTGCGCGACAACCAAACTTTTCAGACGATGGCTGCCAATCTGCTTTTTACCTATAAAAACCTGTCTGTCAGTACATTTTTGGAGCAATACAACACCCAAATCCGTGATGGCTTTGATGAGGTACGTCCGCAAGCCTACGACAACAATTACAAAACATTGATTGTAGAAGCCAAGCATCAGGCCAATATTAGCCCCAACTTGCAGCTTACCACCAAGTTGAATTATAAATTTCAACGACCTTGGGAACTACGTGCCAGCAGCCTCAAGGTGGCTTCAGACGACAGTACCGAATACGAAGTTTATCAACGCAGCGTGGCACGTTACAAGCTCAACAGCACGATGAGTTATGATTTTACGAAAAAAATAAACCTAATTGCGGGAGCTGAATACTTTCAAGACATAGCCAAAACCGACTCAGTAACTGATATGTTTTATAACGGTAAAGACAAATTATCGTACAATAACATTGCTGTTTTTGCACAAAGTTTGTTTAAATATCGCTGGGCAAATATTACTGTTGGTGCACGTTACGACCACCACAGCCACGCGGGAGCTGCTTTTGCGCCACGTGTGGGCATTACGAAGCGTTATGACAAATGGCATTTTAAGTTATTATATGGCAACTCATTCCGTGCGCCAAGTGTCGAAAATATCAATTACAGCGAAAATGCAGGAATCAAACCCGAAAAATCTACCGTAATTGAATTGGAAGCAGGTTATCAATTGGACGAAAACTCTTTGATAACCATGAGTTTATACGACATAGAAACACGTAAAGTGATTGTGTATTCGAGCGTGGACGATGTGGAAGTATATAAAAACTTGCCCAAAACAGGCAGCCAAGGCATAGAGGCAGAATATCGTTACAAAAAAGATGGTTTATTCCTAACGGCCAATTATGCCTATTACACCAAAGCCAATAAAACTCAAATCGGTATTTATTCGGTGGAAGGCCACGACGGGGCAATTTTGGGAGCGGCACAACACAAAGTTAATTTGGTGTTGGGTTGGAATGTTACGAAAAAAATGAGCCTTGCGCCAAGCTTGAATTGGTTGGGCAAACGCTATGGTTATGCACCAGCTGACTTGTCGGGGTTGGGTGAATTGAAAGAGTACAAACCAACGGCTTTGCTTAATTTTTCGGTGCGTTACGTGGATTTCTTGATTCCTAACTTATCGGTAGTTTTGAGCGGCTATAATTTATTAAATGCGTCTAACCCATTGATTTGCAACTATTACAACGCAGGCGGACATACGGCCATGCCCAACAATCCACGCGAAGTGTTAGTGCGTTTTTCGTATAGATTTTAA
- a CDS encoding YfiR family protein, with translation MKKIPLISTLLLVIILLASGKAQAQKVDYKIASLFIYNFAQYIQWPANEASREEFVIGVVGNSPAAISEFKKAVVNRKTSKGQSVKVIALKSNYEALDCHIVFVPSGESSKIAELKGIIDQKPILLVSEKMGLAKKGSHINFFIDDDDDFKTKFELNKSAITQHGLRVSSELTAFAVVI, from the coding sequence ATGAAAAAAATACCACTTATTTCGACTTTATTATTGGTGATTATTTTGCTTGCTTCGGGTAAGGCGCAAGCGCAAAAGGTGGATTACAAAATAGCATCGTTATTTATCTATAATTTTGCTCAATATATACAATGGCCAGCCAATGAGGCCAGCCGCGAAGAATTTGTGATTGGCGTGGTGGGTAATTCGCCTGCTGCTATCTCCGAATTTAAAAAAGCTGTCGTAAATAGAAAAACCTCTAAGGGACAATCTGTCAAAGTGATCGCTTTAAAAAGTAATTATGAAGCCTTAGATTGTCATATTGTATTTGTGCCGTCGGGGGAGAGTAGTAAAATTGCTGAGCTTAAAGGTATTATTGATCAAAAGCCTATATTATTAGTATCCGAAAAAATGGGCTTGGCCAAAAAAGGTTCGCACATCAACTTTTTTATTGACGACGACGACGACTTTAAAACAAAATTTGAGCTAAATAAATCGGCCATTACACAGCATGGCTTGCGCGTATCTTCGGAGCTAACCGCTTTTGCCGTCGTAATATAA
- a CDS encoding acyl-CoA carboxylase subunit beta translates to MITTQTPNAEAIQALCDELEKKRKKTQLGGGLKKIEAHKAKGKLTARERIEYLLDEGTPRVEIGTFVAEGMYQEEGGCPSGGVVVMIGYVRDRQCIVVANDATVKAGAWFPITAKKNLRAQEIAMENRLPIIYLVDSAGVYLPMQAEVFPDKEHFGRIFRNNAMMSSQGIIQIAAIMGSCVAGGAYLPIMSDEALIVEGTGSVFLAGSYLVKSAIGEDVDNETLGGASTHCEISGVTDNKYPNDEACLDAIKNLMDKIGAPDRAGFDRAAPQLPKENPEEIFDILPADRTKPYDMGEVIKRLVDNSEFEEYKALYGKSILCGYARIDGWAVGIVANQRKIVKSKKGEMQMGGVIYSDAADKAARFIMNCNQKKIPLVFLQDVTGFMVGSRSEHGGIIKDGAKMVNAMANSVVPKFTIIIGNSYGAGNYAMCGKAYDPRLIFSWPTSQLAVMSGAAAAKTLLQIQVATLKAKGETITPEAEQKLLADVTQTYNEQLSPYYAASRLWVDDVINPLETRNAISLGIGAANNAPIERRYNVGVIQT, encoded by the coding sequence ATGATTACAACACAAACTCCCAACGCAGAAGCCATACAAGCTCTTTGCGATGAATTGGAGAAAAAACGAAAAAAAACACAGCTTGGCGGCGGCCTCAAAAAAATTGAAGCCCATAAAGCCAAAGGAAAACTCACGGCTCGCGAACGCATAGAATATTTACTTGATGAAGGAACGCCACGCGTAGAAATTGGTACGTTTGTGGCCGAAGGAATGTACCAAGAAGAAGGCGGCTGCCCGTCGGGTGGCGTAGTAGTGATGATTGGCTATGTACGTGATAGACAATGTATTGTAGTGGCCAACGACGCTACTGTAAAAGCGGGGGCTTGGTTTCCTATTACGGCCAAAAAGAACCTAAGAGCACAGGAAATCGCCATGGAAAACCGCCTACCAATCATTTATTTGGTGGATAGCGCAGGCGTTTATTTGCCGATGCAGGCCGAAGTTTTCCCCGATAAAGAACATTTTGGGCGTATTTTCCGCAACAATGCCATGATGTCTTCGCAAGGCATCATTCAGATAGCCGCGATTATGGGTAGCTGTGTGGCGGGTGGCGCGTATTTGCCCATCATGTCCGACGAAGCTCTGATTGTGGAAGGCACTGGCTCGGTATTTTTGGCGGGTTCGTATTTGGTCAAATCGGCCATTGGCGAAGACGTGGACAACGAAACGCTTGGCGGCGCAAGTACGCATTGCGAAATTTCGGGCGTAACCGACAACAAATATCCCAACGATGAGGCTTGTTTGGATGCGATTAAAAATCTCATGGACAAAATCGGTGCGCCAGACCGCGCAGGTTTTGACCGCGCCGCGCCACAATTGCCCAAAGAAAATCCCGAAGAAATTTTTGATATTCTACCCGCCGACCGCACCAAGCCTTACGACATGGGCGAAGTAATCAAACGTTTGGTAGATAATTCGGAATTTGAGGAATACAAAGCACTTTACGGTAAGTCTATTCTGTGCGGTTATGCGCGTATAGATGGCTGGGCTGTGGGTATTGTGGCCAATCAGCGCAAAATCGTCAAGTCCAAAAAAGGCGAAATGCAAATGGGCGGCGTGATTTATTCGGACGCAGCCGACAAAGCCGCGCGTTTTATTATGAACTGTAACCAAAAGAAAATTCCGTTGGTGTTCCTACAAGACGTAACGGGTTTTATGGTGGGCAGCCGTTCAGAACACGGAGGCATTATCAAAGACGGTGCGAAAATGGTAAACGCCATGGCCAATTCTGTTGTACCGAAGTTTACAATTATCATCGGAAACTCCTATGGAGCAGGTAATTACGCCATGTGTGGCAAAGCCTACGACCCGCGTCTTATTTTCTCGTGGCCAACCTCACAACTGGCCGTAATGAGTGGCGCGGCAGCGGCCAAAACCCTTTTGCAAATACAAGTAGCTACGCTCAAAGCCAAAGGCGAAACCATTACGCCCGAAGCAGAACAAAAGCTACTGGCCGACGTAACGCAAACTTACAACGAACAACTTTCGCCTTACTACGCGGCTTCGCGCCTGTGGGTGGACGATGTGATTAACCCGTTAGAAACCCGAAACGCTATTTCCTTGGGCATCGGGGCAGCCAATAACGCGCCTATCGAACGTCGCTATAACGTGGGTGTAATCCAAACATAG